From the genome of Streptomyces sp. V2I9:
GGCGTTGCTGGCGCTGGCTCTCACCGGATGCGGGAGCACGGACGTGGACGGGGCCCCGGTCGAGCGCAAGTCGTTCGCTCTGGAAGGGAAGACGCTGACCATCGACGCCGAGAACGGCGTCGTGGACCTCGTGGCGGCCGATGTGAAGCAGGTCGAGGTGGAGCGGCAGTTCGACGGGTGGGTGATGCTCGGCAGCGGGCCCGACGCCGTCTGGAAGATGGAGGGCGACACCCTCACACTCCGCGTGAAGTGCGACGGCTTCGTCAACAACTGCGACTCCCGGCACCGGGTGAAGGTGCCCCGCGGTGTCGCGGTGACCACCGCCACCGACAACGGCACGGTCACCGCCGCCGGCTTCGACAGCGCCCTGGATCTCTCGTCCGACAACGGGAAGATCAACGTCCGGGACGTGAGCGGCACCCTCAAGCTGAAAAGCGACAACGGCGAGATCCGCGCCGAGCGGATAACCGGTCCCTCCGTGACGGCCCGTGCCGACAACGGGGAGATCCGGCTCGGCTTCACCTCCGTGCCCGAGCTCGTGGACACGGTGAGCGACAACGGGGGTATCACCATCGATCTGCCGCCGGGCGAGCGGACGTACGCGGTGGACGCCTCCGCCGACAACGGGGACGTCTCGATCGATGTGCCGCGGGGCGACGACAGCACCCATGTGGTGAAGGCGCGCAGCGACAACGGCCGGATCACGGTGCGAAGCGCGAACTGACCGACCCGTGTGTTCGTCCTTACCTGGTGGGACAATGTACCGGGCAGGGCGAAGCGGCACGGGAGAGGGATGTGACGGCGACCAACGCGCGGCCGAGGACAGGAGCGGGTGCGAGGGCGGGCGTCGGGGGCGGCCGGGACGTGCTGATGTCGGTGTTGCTGCCCCTGCCCCTCCTGGTCGCGGCGTTGCCCGCCGCCTTCACCGGTGGCGGTACGCGCCGGTGGTTCGGCGGGCGCGGGGAGAGCCGGCGGGCCGAGGCGCAGGCCGCGAGGGATGCGGCCGCCGAGGCGTTCTACGAGCTGGACACGGCCCAGCGCGATCTCAAGATCTCCATCGAGACCATCAACGCCGTGGACAGTTCGCCTCGCGGCCGTAAGGCCGCCGAGGACTTCGACGCGCTCGGCCGGCGCATCGACGAGGTCAGCCACGCCTACATCACGGCCGTCGACAGCCACGACCTGGACCGGGACGACCTGGAACCCGCCGTCGCCGCCAAGGCCCGCACCGAGCTGAACCGGGCCAAGGGCGACCTCGTGCGGGTCAAGGGCGAGCTGGACCGTTTCGCCCAGGGGCTCGGGCCGCTGCTGGGCAGCGCGGAGACCCAGCTCGCCCGGCTGGCCCCCGCCGTGGAGCGGGCCCGGCAGGCGCTCCTCGGGGCGAGCAACGCCCTCGACGCGGTACGGGCCGAGGGCCTGCGGGCGGACGATCTGGCGGCGCGGCTCGCCGCGCTCGCCCCCGAACTGACCAAACTGAACCAGGGCGCGGGACAGCACGGCGTCCCGGAGACTCTGCGGCGGGCCGACGTGGTGCTGCGCGATGCGGAGGCCGTGCGCGCCGAGGCGGAGCGGCTGCCCGAGCGGGCCGCCGAGATCGACCGGCGGCTGGTGTCGCTGCGGACCCGGGCCCAGGCGCTGACGACGCGGGCCGGCTCGGTGGAGCCGGTGCTCAGCGAGTTGCGGCGGCGTTTCTCGGCCGCCTGCTGGCAGGACCTCCAGCCGGTCCCGGAGCAGGCCGCGGTGAACGTACGGCAGGCGGAGGACAAGCTCGCGGAGGCGGCGACGGCACGCGAGGAGCAGCGGTGGGCGGACGCCACGTCCCGGCTGTCCACGGTCCGCGCCCTGCTCAACGCGACGGACGAGGCGGTGTCCGCCGCCGGGGACCGGTTGCAGCAGCTGAACGCCGTGGCGAAGGACCCGCAGCAGGAGATCGAGCGGACCCGGTTCGCGGTGCGGGACGCCCAGCGTCTCGCCATGGCCGGCCGGCACACGCCCGACCCCCGGCACGCCCGGCCGCTCGACGATTCCGTCGCCCGGCTGGAGCGGGCCGTCGCCGGGCTCGAAGGGCGGCACCCCGACTACTGGCACTTCCTGACCGAGACCGAGGCTGTGCGGCAGACCGCCGCCCGCGTCGTCTCCGACATCCGCGAGGAGCGCGGCGGGGGCGCCTGAGCCCCTGCACGAGCGCCTGGACCCCGGCCCGGCGCTCCGCCCGGCACGAGCTCCTGGCCCCCGGTCCGGCGCCATGCCCGGCGCGGGTGCCCGAGTCCGTGCCCGGCCCGAGCCCCCGAGCCCCGGCCCGGCGCTGGTGCCCGAGGTTATGTCCGGCCCGGGCGCCCGAGCCCGGCCCGGCGCGAAAGCATGAGCCGGCTCGGGCCGGTCCGTCCGCGCACGTGACCTCGCTAGGGCCTGTCCGGCGGATCATGTCTGGGACGGCTGTTCTTGGTGCGCTGGAAGGTGCGCCGATAGGTGGTAGGGGTTGTCTGGGCTTCGCGGGCCAGGTGGTTGCGGAGGTTCGTCGCGGTTCCCAGGCCGGCCTGGTGGGCGACCTCGTCGACGCTGAGATCGGTGGTTTCCAGGAGGCGTCGTGCCTGTTGGAGGCGCTGCGAGTTGAGCCAGCGCAGGGGTGTGGTGCCGGTTTCCGCGGTGAAGCGGCGGGCGAAGCTGCGGGGAGATAGCGAGGCGCGGCGGGCCAGGTCGGCCACTGTCAACGGATGGTCGAGGTGCTGGAGGGCCCAGGCACACACGTTTGCCATGCCGGTGCTGTCGACGGGCAGGGGCCGGGAGATGTACTGCGCCTGGTTGCCTTCGCGGTGGGCAGGCACCACGAGTCGGCGGGCGAGTTCGGCTGCCTCGTCCGCGCCCAGGTCCTCGCGGACCAGGTGGAGGCACAGGTCAATGCCTGCGGAGAATCCGGCACTGGTCAGGACCGGTGTGGCGTCGATGTACAAGGGCGCGGGGTCGACCTCGACCGCAGGATAGCGGCGGCTGAGGTCGGGGGCGTCCAGCCAGTGAGTGGTTGCGCGGCGTCCGTCGAGGAGGCCGGAAGCCGCCAGCGCGAAGGCGCCTGTGCACACCGAGACAAGGCGGGCGCCGCGGGCAGCGGCGGCCTGCAGGGCTTCGGCCACAGGTGGTACGGGCGGGTCGTGCGGTTCGTAGCCGGGCACGATGATCGTGTCGGCCTCGGCCAGGGCATCGAGTCCGCGGGGAGCAATGAGGTCGAAGCCGGTGGACGTGGTCACCGGTCCGGCTTCGGTGGCACACAGGCTGAACCGGTAGAGGCCGGGGGCCCCCGGGGCCCCGAAGACCTGCACGGGAATGGCGAGGTCGAAAGCGACAACTCCGGGAAGGGCCAGGGCGACGACGTGGTGCATGGCAGAAATCTTACGGCCCGCGTCATTTCTGCCTATCGCGGTGTCTGCGCGCCTCTCGCACGATGGATGGACCGCCGAATGCCCCCGAGCCCCACTCAGGGTCGTGACCAGGGAGACCTCTGATGCGTTTCATCGATGCCGCCTCATTCACCGCCGAACGCACCTGGGGTGCCCTCGATCTGGTCGCCGTGGACGACGCGACGGTGCGGCTGCACTGGGCCGACCAGCCGTACAGGTGGCACGTCAACGACGGTCCCGAAGTGTTCGTCGTCCTGGACGGGGCAGTGGACATGCACTATCGCGTGGACGGCATCGAGCAGGTCGAGCGCCTGACGCCGGGCCGGGTGTGCTGTGTCGAACCAGGAGACGCCCACGTTGCCCACCCGGCGCCGCAGGCGCGCATCCTCGTCGTCGAAAGGCGCGGAAGCGTCTGACTGCCCCACCGGGTTAAGCCGGGCAGATCAGCAGAGCCAGAGCCGGATCCCGCGAAGATCCTGTCCCATGTACCGTCCGCCGACCAGCGTCTGTGCCGCTCATATG
Proteins encoded in this window:
- a CDS encoding DUF4097 family beta strand repeat-containing protein; translated protein: MDILTSAPTRMPSGARLGGVGRVLALGGGVALLALALTGCGSTDVDGAPVERKSFALEGKTLTIDAENGVVDLVAADVKQVEVERQFDGWVMLGSGPDAVWKMEGDTLTLRVKCDGFVNNCDSRHRVKVPRGVAVTTATDNGTVTAAGFDSALDLSSDNGKINVRDVSGTLKLKSDNGEIRAERITGPSVTARADNGEIRLGFTSVPELVDTVSDNGGITIDLPPGERTYAVDASADNGDVSIDVPRGDDSTHVVKARSDNGRITVRSAN
- a CDS encoding GlxA family transcriptional regulator → MHHVVALALPGVVAFDLAIPVQVFGAPGAPGLYRFSLCATEAGPVTTSTGFDLIAPRGLDALAEADTIIVPGYEPHDPPVPPVAEALQAAAARGARLVSVCTGAFALAASGLLDGRRATTHWLDAPDLSRRYPAVEVDPAPLYIDATPVLTSAGFSAGIDLCLHLVREDLGADEAAELARRLVVPAHREGNQAQYISRPLPVDSTGMANVCAWALQHLDHPLTVADLARRASLSPRSFARRFTAETGTTPLRWLNSQRLQQARRLLETTDLSVDEVAHQAGLGTATNLRNHLAREAQTTPTTYRRTFQRTKNSRPRHDPPDRP